From Diospyros lotus cultivar Yz01 chromosome 4, ASM1463336v1, whole genome shotgun sequence, a single genomic window includes:
- the LOC127799190 gene encoding extensin-2-like isoform X1, translating into MGTKATRRPSMASLFSTLVVAIVSLSCLPAQTTANYYYSSPPPPVHYLPPHHHPYKYKSPPPPSPIYNSPPPPTPEYKSPPPPPKKPYVYKSPPPPPPVYKSPPPPPPKKPYVYKSPPPPPPVYKSPPPPVYKSPPPPPKKPYVYKSPPPPPPVYKSPPPPPPKKPYIYKSPPPPPPVYKSPPPPVYKSPPPPKKPYIYKSPPPPPPVYKSPPPPPPKKPYIYKSPPPPPPVYKSPPPPVYKSPPPPKKPYIYKSPPPPPPVYKSPPPPPPKKPYIYKSPPPPPPVYKSPPPPVYKSPPPPKKPYIYKSPPPPPPVHKSPPPPPPKKPYKYSSPPPPPYKYKSPPPPPPVYKYKSPPPPIHKPPPHHYHYKSPPPPVYKYKSPPPPVHNPPPHHYHYKSPPPPVYKYKSPPPPVHNPPPHHYHYKSPPPPPVHKPAPHPYYYYSPPPPHHY; encoded by the coding sequence ATGGGAACGAAGGCAACTAGGAGGCCTTCAATGGCCTCCCTCTTTTCCACACTTGTAGTGGCCATAGTGTCTCTCTCCTGCTTGCCGGCTCAAACCACCGCCAACTACTATTATTCATCTCCTCCGCCGCCGGTGCATTACTTGCCACCACATCATCATCCCTACAAGTACAAATCTCCACCCCCGCCGTCTCCGATCTACAACTCTCCACCACCTCCAACTCCAGAATACAagtcaccaccaccaccacccaaGAAACCTTATGTTTACAAGTCTCCTCCCCCACCACCTCCAGTTTACAAGTCgccgccaccaccaccacccaaGAAACCTTATGTTTACAAGTCTCCTCCCCCGCCACCTCCAGTTTACAagtctcctcctcctccggtGTACAagtcaccaccaccaccacccaaGAAACCTTATGTTTACAAGTCTCCTCCCCCACCACCTCCAGTTTACAAGTCgccgccaccaccaccacccaaGAAACCCTACATTTATAAGTCTCCTCCCCCGCCACCTCCAGTTTACAagtctcctcctcctccggtGTACAAGTCACCACCACCACCCAAGAAACCTTACATTTACAAATCTCCTCCACCGCCACCTCCAGTTTACAAGTCTCCACCACCTCCACCACCCAAGAAGCCCTATATTTACAAGTCTCCTCCCCCGCCACCTCCTGTCTATAagtctcctcctcctccagtGTATAAGTCACCACCGCCACCCAAGAAACCTTACATTTACAAATCTCCTCCACCACCACCTCCAGTCTACAAGTCTCCACCGCCTCCACCACCCAAGAAGCCCTACATTTACAAGTCTCCTCCCCCACCTCCTCCAGTCTACAagtctcctcctcctccagtGTATAAGTCACCACCACCACCCAAGAAACCTTACATTTACAAGTCTCCTCCACCACCGCCTCCAGTCCACAAGTCTCCACCGCCTCCACCACCCAAGAAGCCTTACAAGTACTCATCTCCTCCCCCTCCACCCTACAAGTATAAGTCTCCTCCTCCACCCCCTCCGGTTTACAAGTATAAGTCCCCACCACCTCCAATTCACAAGCCACCACCGCACCATTACCACTATAAGTCTCCTCCTCCACCCGTTTACAAGTACAAGTCCCCACCACCTCCGGTTCACAACCCACCACCGCACCATTACCACTATAAGTCTCCTCCTCCACCCGTTTACAAGTACAAGTCCCCACCACCTCCGGTTCACAACCCACCACCGCACCATTACCACTATAAATCTCCCCCTCCACCTCCGGTGCACAAGCCAGCACCACATCCTTACTACTATtattctcctcctcctccccatCACTACTAA
- the LOC127799190 gene encoding extensin-2-like isoform X2 codes for MGTKATRRPSMASLFSTLVVAIVSLSCLPAQTTANYYYSSPPPPVHYLPPHHHPYKYKSPPPPSPIYNSPPPPTPEYKSPPPPPKKPYVYKSPPPPPPVYKSPPPPPPKKPYVYKSPPPPPPVYKSPPPPVYKSPPPPPKKPYVYKSPPPPPPVYKSPPPPPPKKPYIYKSPPPPPPVYKSPPPPVYKSPPPPKKPYIYKSPPPPPPVYKSPPPPPPKKPYIYKSPPPPPPVYKSPPPPVYKSPPPPKKPYIYKSPPPPPPVYKSPPPPPPKKPYIYKSPPPPPPVYKSPPPPVYKSPPPPKKPYIYKSPPPPPPVHKSPPPPPPKKPYKYSSPPPPPYKYKSPPPPPPVYKYKSPPPPIHKPPPHHYHYKSPPPPVYKYKSPPPPVHNPPPHHYHYKSPPPPPVHKPAPHPYYYYSPPPPHHY; via the exons ATGGGAACGAAGGCAACTAGGAGGCCTTCAATGGCCTCCCTCTTTTCCACACTTGTAGTGGCCATAGTGTCTCTCTCCTGCTTGCCGGCTCAAACCACCGCCAACTACTATTATTCATCTCCTCCGCCGCCGGTGCATTACTTGCCACCACATCATCATCCCTACAAGTACAAATCTCCACCCCCGCCGTCTCCGATCTACAACTCTCCACCACCTCCAACTCCAGAATACAagtcaccaccaccaccacccaaGAAACCTTATGTTTACAAGTCTCCTCCCCCACCACCTCCAGTTTACAAGTCgccgccaccaccaccacccaaGAAACCTTATGTTTACAAGTCTCCTCCCCCGCCACCTCCAGTTTACAagtctcctcctcctccggtGTACAagtcaccaccaccaccacccaaGAAACCTTATGTTTACAAGTCTCCTCCCCCACCACCTCCAGTTTACAAGTCgccgccaccaccaccacccaaGAAACCCTACATTTATAAGTCTCCTCCCCCGCCACCTCCAGTTTACAagtctcctcctcctccggtGTACAAGTCACCACCACCACCCAAGAAACCTTACATTTACAAATCTCCTCCACCGCCACCTCCAGTTTACAAGTCTCCACCACCTCCACCACCCAAGAAGCCCTATATTTACAAGTCTCCTCCCCCGCCACCTCCTGTCTATAagtctcctcctcctccagtGTATAAGTCACCACCGCCACCCAAGAAACCTTACATTTACAAATCTCCTCCACCACCACCTCCAGTCTACAAGTCTCCACCGCCTCCACCACCCAAGAAGCCCTACATTTACAAGTCTCCTCCCCCACCTCCTCCAGTCTACAagtctcctcctcctccagtGTATAAGTCACCACCACCACCCAAGAAACCTTACATTTACAAGTCTCCTCCACCACCGCCTCCAGTCCACAAGTCTCCACCGCCTCCACCACCCAAGAAGCCTTACAAGTACTCATCTCCTCCCCCTCCACCCTACAAGTATAAGTCTCCTCCTCCACCCCCTCCGGTTTACAAGTATAAGTCCCCACCACCTCCAATTCACAAGCCACCACCGCACCATTACCACTATAAGTCTCCTCCTCCACCCGTTTACAAGTACAAGTCCCCACCAC CTCCGGTTCACAACCCACCACCGCACCATTACCACTATAAATCTCCCCCTCCACCTCCGGTGCACAAGCCAGCACCACATCCTTACTACTATtattctcctcctcctccccatCACTACTAA